Proteins from a genomic interval of Helicoverpa zea isolate HzStark_Cry1AcR chromosome 31, ilHelZeax1.1, whole genome shotgun sequence:
- the LOC124645237 gene encoding 3-hydroxyacyl-CoA dehydrogenase type-2, translating into MFKGLVGLVTGGASGLGRATVEQLLKQGGRVIICDLPSSSGQETAKQLKENVAFVPVDVTSEQDIKNALQTTVDKFGRLDVVVNCAGVATASRVYNFKKDQPFDLKSFQRTVEVNLIGTFNVIRLSAGLIGKNAPDADGQRGVIVNTASVAAFDGQIGQAAYSASKAGVVGMTLPIARDLAKQGIRVVTIAPGLFRTPMMEMLPEPAIKSLEATVPFPPRLGAPSEFALLVQSIIQNPMLNGETIRLDGSLRMQP; encoded by the exons ATGTTCAAA GGTCTAGTTGGTTTGGTGACTGGCGGTGCCTCAGGACTTGGTCGCGCAACAGTTGAACAACTTTTGAAGCAAGGAGGACGAGTTATAATTTGTGATCTCCCTTCAAGTTCCGGACAGGAAACGGCAAAGCAGCTCAAAGAAAATGTCGCCTTTGTTCCAGTAGAT GTAACTTCAGAGCAAGATATCAAGAATGCTCTTCAGACAACCGTAGATAAGTTCGGCCGTTTAGATGTGGTGGTGAACTGTGCTGGTGTAGCCACTGCTTCAAGAGTCTACAATTTCAAAAAGGATCAGCCCTTCGACTTGAAGAGTTTCCAAAGGACTGTTGAG GTCAACTTAATAGGAACATTCAATGTTATCCGGTTATCAGCCGGTCTGATTGGCAAGAATGCACCAGATGCTGACGGACAACGAGGAGTCATTGTGAACACAGCCAGTGTAGCTGCCTTTGATGGACAG ATCGGTCAAGCCGCATACTCAGCTTCGAAAGCCGGAGTGGTGGGCATGACATTGCCCATAGCCAGGGATCTTGCCAAGCAGGGCATCAGAGTCGTCACAATTGCACCAG GTCTATTCCGTACACCAATGATGGAGATGCTTCCTGAACCAGCCATCAAGAGTTTGGAAGCCACGGTGCCGTTCCCTCCCCGGCTTGGAGCACCCAGTGAATTTGCTCTCCTCGTCCAAAGCATTATTCAGAACCCCATGCTGAACGGTGAAACCATCCGTCTCGATGGATCATTACGGATGCAGCCTTAG
- the LOC124644991 gene encoding USP6 N-terminal-like protein isoform X3 has product MNEEALLARASEERERIFQRYERGRENLVGQIDPWEDPEFEEYHKTDRYGFIHDERLPQKTGPQKVNIEVEREKKWVKMLTNWDSPATKEKLHRRIYKGIPNSLRIKVWCKLMDVNRIKSANPGKFQEMLKLAKLWSTDVRQIDSDVNRQFREHQFYRERYSEKQCSLFNVLCAYSMYNSEVGYCQGMSGLAGVLLMYMDEEDAFWALAVLLSDKKYAMHGLYIEGFPKLTRFLEHHDKILTKFMPKLKHHFDKFGLDAILYSLKWFFVCFVERVPFSLCLRVWDIYLLDGERVVTAMAYTILKLHKKAIMKLNDMDLIVNYIQVKLHKDFMFEDDIVIYHLERSMEELKRAKLDYPGPPPPNELPKRQLGMFVEPDKKSKIGQRAENFSETEKQARATVILRREKAAMELQELRVSQSDTVSEHSGVAGGIRCDESVSALGSRRSLADTSVTSTADLSVFSSGRSHAMDNSLDTHSNVSDDATGSGICGLSIQRAPSTAHSTPRATPHPPSVSPVSDDVVRIHVTYNPLAGSPHLHPVSPSKYKYDEHHKPVALGFYSNGSTNLPSDNRIRIQVPSEELLTPVVDSGRIITSRFIESHSDIYDLK; this is encoded by the exons ATGAATGAGGAGGCACTGTTGGCACGGGCTTCCGAGGAGCGGGAGCGCATATTCCAGCGATACGAGCGGGGTCGAGAGAACCTTGTCGGCCAAATCGATCCTTGGGAGGACCCCGAGTTTGAGGAGTACCACAAAACTGATCG ATATGGATTCATACACGATGAGCGCTTGCCGCAGAAAACAGGGCCCCAAAAAGTCAATATTGAAGTGGAACGGGAGAAAAAATGGGTCAAAATGCTTACTAATTGGGACTCACCAGCCACCAAAGAAAAACTCCATAGGCGAATATACAAAGGCATTCCAAATTCACTTCGAATAAAAGTATGGTGCAAGTTGATGGATGTTAATAGAATAAAATCTGCTAACCCTGGAAAATTTCAAGAAATGTTGAAACTGGCCAAGTTATGGTCCACCGATGTAAGGCAAATAGATTCCGATGTGAACAGACAGTTTCGTGAACATCAGTTTTATAGAGAACGGTACTCAGAAAAACAATGTTCATTATTCAATGTACTTTGTGCTTATAGCATGTATAACTCTGAAGTTGGTTACTGCCAAGGCATGTCTGGTCTGGCCGGAGTCCTGCTCATGTACATGGATGAAGAAGACGCCTTCTGGGCGCTGGCCGTACTGTTGTCAGATAAGAAATATGCCATGCATGGATTATACATAGAAGGATTTCCTAAACTAACACGGTTCCTTGAGCACCATGACAAAATACTCACAAAGTTTATGCCGAAACTGAAACATCATTTTGACAAGTTCGGTCTAGACGCCATTCTTTATTCCCTGAAATGgttctttgtttgttttgtcgAAAGAGTGCCATTTAGCCTTTGTCTCAGGGTTTGGGACATATATCTGTTAGACGGAGAGCGGGTGGTCACAGCTATGGCTTATACAATACTCAAGCTACACAAGAAAGCAATCATGAAGTTAAATGATATGGATcttattgtaaattatattcaG GTTAAGCTACATAAAGACTTTATGTTTGAAGACGATATAGTAATTTATCATTTGGAGAGATCGATGGAAGAGCTGAAACGAGCCAAGCTCGACTACCCAGGTCCGCCACCGCCCAACGAGCTGCCGAAGCGCCAACTTGGCATGTTTGTGGAGCCCGACAAAAAATCCAAGATTGGACAGCGGGCTGAAAATTTTTCCGAGACTGAAAAACAGGCTAGAGCAACTGTGATATTGAG ACGCGAAAAAGCCGCAATGGAATTGCAGGAGCTTCGTGTTTCCCAGAGCGATACAGTGTCAG AACACTCCGGAGTTGCGGGGGGCATTCGGTGTGACGAGTCGGTGTCAGCGCTTGGGTCGCGACGGTCCCTAGCCGACACGAGTGTGACGAGTACGGCTGACCTGAGCGTGTTCTCGAGCGGGCGCTCGCACGCTATGGATAACTCCCTGGACACGCATTCCAACGTCAGCGATGACGCTACCGG TTCGGGCATATGCGGGTTGAGCATCCAACGAGCGCCATCTACCGCGCATTCGACGCCTCGCGCAACTCCTCACCCGCCTTCCGTGTCACCAGTTTCTGATGACGTGGTTCGCATACACGTGACGTACAACCCTCTAGCCGGGAGCCCGCACCTCCATCCCGTCAGCCCTTCCAAGTACAAATACGACGAACACCACAAACCAGTCGCCCTAGGTTTCTATAGCAACGGATCAACAAACCTCCCATCAGACAATAGAATCCGTATACAAGTGCCATCGGAAGAGTTACTGACGCCTGTAGTCGATTCAGGACGAATTATTACGTCTCGATTCATAGAATCTCATTCGGATATCTACGATCTGAAGTAA
- the LOC124644991 gene encoding USP6 N-terminal-like protein isoform X1 has protein sequence MNEEALLARASEERERIFQRYERGRENLVGQIDPWEDPEFEEYHKTDRYGFIHDERLPQKTGPQKVNIEVEREKKWVKMLTNWDSPATKEKLHRRIYKGIPNSLRIKVWCKLMDVNRIKSANPGKFQEMLKLAKLWSTDVRQIDSDVNRQFREHQFYRERYSEKQCSLFNVLCAYSMYNSEVGYCQGMSGLAGVLLMYMDEEDAFWALAVLLSDKKYAMHGLYIEGFPKLTRFLEHHDKILTKFMPKLKHHFDKFGLDAILYSLKWFFVCFVERVPFSLCLRVWDIYLLDGERVVTAMAYTILKLHKKAIMKLNDMDLIVNYIQVKLHKDFMFEDDIVIYHLERSMEELKRAKLDYPGPPPPNELPKRQLGMFVEPDKKSKIGQRAENFSETEKQARATVILRREKAAMELQELRVSQSDTVSEHSGVAGGIRCDESVSALGSRRSLADTSVTSTADLSVFSSGRSHAMDNSLDTHSNVSDDATGSDGSGICGLSIQRAPSTAHSTPRATPHPPSVSPVSDDVVRIHVTYNPLAGSPHLHPVSPSKYKYDEHHKPVALGFYSNGSTNLPSDNRIRIQVPSEELLTPVVDSGRIITSRFIESHSDIYDLK, from the exons ATGAATGAGGAGGCACTGTTGGCACGGGCTTCCGAGGAGCGGGAGCGCATATTCCAGCGATACGAGCGGGGTCGAGAGAACCTTGTCGGCCAAATCGATCCTTGGGAGGACCCCGAGTTTGAGGAGTACCACAAAACTGATCG ATATGGATTCATACACGATGAGCGCTTGCCGCAGAAAACAGGGCCCCAAAAAGTCAATATTGAAGTGGAACGGGAGAAAAAATGGGTCAAAATGCTTACTAATTGGGACTCACCAGCCACCAAAGAAAAACTCCATAGGCGAATATACAAAGGCATTCCAAATTCACTTCGAATAAAAGTATGGTGCAAGTTGATGGATGTTAATAGAATAAAATCTGCTAACCCTGGAAAATTTCAAGAAATGTTGAAACTGGCCAAGTTATGGTCCACCGATGTAAGGCAAATAGATTCCGATGTGAACAGACAGTTTCGTGAACATCAGTTTTATAGAGAACGGTACTCAGAAAAACAATGTTCATTATTCAATGTACTTTGTGCTTATAGCATGTATAACTCTGAAGTTGGTTACTGCCAAGGCATGTCTGGTCTGGCCGGAGTCCTGCTCATGTACATGGATGAAGAAGACGCCTTCTGGGCGCTGGCCGTACTGTTGTCAGATAAGAAATATGCCATGCATGGATTATACATAGAAGGATTTCCTAAACTAACACGGTTCCTTGAGCACCATGACAAAATACTCACAAAGTTTATGCCGAAACTGAAACATCATTTTGACAAGTTCGGTCTAGACGCCATTCTTTATTCCCTGAAATGgttctttgtttgttttgtcgAAAGAGTGCCATTTAGCCTTTGTCTCAGGGTTTGGGACATATATCTGTTAGACGGAGAGCGGGTGGTCACAGCTATGGCTTATACAATACTCAAGCTACACAAGAAAGCAATCATGAAGTTAAATGATATGGATcttattgtaaattatattcaG GTTAAGCTACATAAAGACTTTATGTTTGAAGACGATATAGTAATTTATCATTTGGAGAGATCGATGGAAGAGCTGAAACGAGCCAAGCTCGACTACCCAGGTCCGCCACCGCCCAACGAGCTGCCGAAGCGCCAACTTGGCATGTTTGTGGAGCCCGACAAAAAATCCAAGATTGGACAGCGGGCTGAAAATTTTTCCGAGACTGAAAAACAGGCTAGAGCAACTGTGATATTGAG ACGCGAAAAAGCCGCAATGGAATTGCAGGAGCTTCGTGTTTCCCAGAGCGATACAGTGTCAG AACACTCCGGAGTTGCGGGGGGCATTCGGTGTGACGAGTCGGTGTCAGCGCTTGGGTCGCGACGGTCCCTAGCCGACACGAGTGTGACGAGTACGGCTGACCTGAGCGTGTTCTCGAGCGGGCGCTCGCACGCTATGGATAACTCCCTGGACACGCATTCCAACGTCAGCGATGACGCTACCGGGTCAGATGG TTCGGGCATATGCGGGTTGAGCATCCAACGAGCGCCATCTACCGCGCATTCGACGCCTCGCGCAACTCCTCACCCGCCTTCCGTGTCACCAGTTTCTGATGACGTGGTTCGCATACACGTGACGTACAACCCTCTAGCCGGGAGCCCGCACCTCCATCCCGTCAGCCCTTCCAAGTACAAATACGACGAACACCACAAACCAGTCGCCCTAGGTTTCTATAGCAACGGATCAACAAACCTCCCATCAGACAATAGAATCCGTATACAAGTGCCATCGGAAGAGTTACTGACGCCTGTAGTCGATTCAGGACGAATTATTACGTCTCGATTCATAGAATCTCATTCGGATATCTACGATCTGAAGTAA
- the LOC124644991 gene encoding USP6 N-terminal-like protein isoform X2, whose translation MNEEALLARASEERERIFQRYERGRENLVGQIDPWEDPEFEEYHKTDRYGFIHDERLPQKTGPQKVNIEVEREKKWVKMLTNWDSPATKEKLHRRIYKGIPNSLRIKVWCKLMDVNRIKSANPGKFQEMLKLAKLWSTDVRQIDSDVNRQFREHQFYRERYSEKQCSLFNVLCAYSMYNSEVGYCQGMSGLAGVLLMYMDEEDAFWALAVLLSDKKYAMHGLYIEGFPKLTRFLEHHDKILTKFMPKLKHHFDKFGLDAILYSLKWFFVCFVERVPFSLCLRVWDIYLLDGERVVTAMAYTILKLHKKAIMKLNDMDLIVNYIQLHKDFMFEDDIVIYHLERSMEELKRAKLDYPGPPPPNELPKRQLGMFVEPDKKSKIGQRAENFSETEKQARATVILRREKAAMELQELRVSQSDTVSEHSGVAGGIRCDESVSALGSRRSLADTSVTSTADLSVFSSGRSHAMDNSLDTHSNVSDDATGSDGSGICGLSIQRAPSTAHSTPRATPHPPSVSPVSDDVVRIHVTYNPLAGSPHLHPVSPSKYKYDEHHKPVALGFYSNGSTNLPSDNRIRIQVPSEELLTPVVDSGRIITSRFIESHSDIYDLK comes from the exons ATGAATGAGGAGGCACTGTTGGCACGGGCTTCCGAGGAGCGGGAGCGCATATTCCAGCGATACGAGCGGGGTCGAGAGAACCTTGTCGGCCAAATCGATCCTTGGGAGGACCCCGAGTTTGAGGAGTACCACAAAACTGATCG ATATGGATTCATACACGATGAGCGCTTGCCGCAGAAAACAGGGCCCCAAAAAGTCAATATTGAAGTGGAACGGGAGAAAAAATGGGTCAAAATGCTTACTAATTGGGACTCACCAGCCACCAAAGAAAAACTCCATAGGCGAATATACAAAGGCATTCCAAATTCACTTCGAATAAAAGTATGGTGCAAGTTGATGGATGTTAATAGAATAAAATCTGCTAACCCTGGAAAATTTCAAGAAATGTTGAAACTGGCCAAGTTATGGTCCACCGATGTAAGGCAAATAGATTCCGATGTGAACAGACAGTTTCGTGAACATCAGTTTTATAGAGAACGGTACTCAGAAAAACAATGTTCATTATTCAATGTACTTTGTGCTTATAGCATGTATAACTCTGAAGTTGGTTACTGCCAAGGCATGTCTGGTCTGGCCGGAGTCCTGCTCATGTACATGGATGAAGAAGACGCCTTCTGGGCGCTGGCCGTACTGTTGTCAGATAAGAAATATGCCATGCATGGATTATACATAGAAGGATTTCCTAAACTAACACGGTTCCTTGAGCACCATGACAAAATACTCACAAAGTTTATGCCGAAACTGAAACATCATTTTGACAAGTTCGGTCTAGACGCCATTCTTTATTCCCTGAAATGgttctttgtttgttttgtcgAAAGAGTGCCATTTAGCCTTTGTCTCAGGGTTTGGGACATATATCTGTTAGACGGAGAGCGGGTGGTCACAGCTATGGCTTATACAATACTCAAGCTACACAAGAAAGCAATCATGAAGTTAAATGATATGGATcttattgtaaattatattcaG CTACATAAAGACTTTATGTTTGAAGACGATATAGTAATTTATCATTTGGAGAGATCGATGGAAGAGCTGAAACGAGCCAAGCTCGACTACCCAGGTCCGCCACCGCCCAACGAGCTGCCGAAGCGCCAACTTGGCATGTTTGTGGAGCCCGACAAAAAATCCAAGATTGGACAGCGGGCTGAAAATTTTTCCGAGACTGAAAAACAGGCTAGAGCAACTGTGATATTGAG ACGCGAAAAAGCCGCAATGGAATTGCAGGAGCTTCGTGTTTCCCAGAGCGATACAGTGTCAG AACACTCCGGAGTTGCGGGGGGCATTCGGTGTGACGAGTCGGTGTCAGCGCTTGGGTCGCGACGGTCCCTAGCCGACACGAGTGTGACGAGTACGGCTGACCTGAGCGTGTTCTCGAGCGGGCGCTCGCACGCTATGGATAACTCCCTGGACACGCATTCCAACGTCAGCGATGACGCTACCGGGTCAGATGG TTCGGGCATATGCGGGTTGAGCATCCAACGAGCGCCATCTACCGCGCATTCGACGCCTCGCGCAACTCCTCACCCGCCTTCCGTGTCACCAGTTTCTGATGACGTGGTTCGCATACACGTGACGTACAACCCTCTAGCCGGGAGCCCGCACCTCCATCCCGTCAGCCCTTCCAAGTACAAATACGACGAACACCACAAACCAGTCGCCCTAGGTTTCTATAGCAACGGATCAACAAACCTCCCATCAGACAATAGAATCCGTATACAAGTGCCATCGGAAGAGTTACTGACGCCTGTAGTCGATTCAGGACGAATTATTACGTCTCGATTCATAGAATCTCATTCGGATATCTACGATCTGAAGTAA
- the LOC124644799 gene encoding proton-coupled amino acid transporter-like protein pathetic — protein MVNEANGNAPAPQELETFLSQDEKKKEKVVSKYNMTKDLESADFDPFTERKLENPTSNMDTLTHLLKASLGTGILAMPKAFKCAGLVSGIFFTMLVALICTHCSYVLIKCAHVLYKKTKRTQMTFPEVGQTAFENGPEKFRPWGNAFRIFILVSLFLTYFGTCSVYTVIIAKNIVQVVAHHMGVEEDKVDIRLFILALLLPLIFMAWIRNLKYLAPVSMVANVFMGIGLGITFYYLVGTGSLQTDKINSMLIKAPVEWPEFFSLSIFAMEAIGVVMPLENAMKTPKAMLGLCGVLNKGMSGVTLVYILLGFLGYLRYGEDVKDSITLNLENSEYPAQIVKISIAIAVYCTYGLQFFVCVEIMWNSIKDKFTKRPDLADYIMRTILVTACVLLAVAVPTIGPFMGVIGAFCFSILGLIAPALIEVITYWDIGFGPTKYLIWKNIIVVIFGLFALVFGTKDAIKEIIRVYSQ, from the exons ATGGttaat GAAGCGAATGGAAATGCGCCTGCGCCGCAGGAACTGGAGACGTTCCTGTCTCAGGATGAGAAGAAGAAGGAAAAAGTCGTCAGCAA ATACAACATGACGAAAGACCTGGAATCAGCCGATTTCGATCCGTTCACTGAAAGAAAATTGGAGAACCCTACttc AAATATGGACACATTGACCCATCTGCTGAAGGCGTCTCTCGGCACCGGTATCCTGGCCATGCCGAAAGCCTTCAAGTGCGCTGGCCTGGTTTCTGGAATATTCTTCACAATGCTGGTCGCTCTCATCTGCACTCACTGCTCTTATGTTCTT aTCAAATGCGCGCACGTGCTTTACAAGAAGACTAAAAGAACCCAGATGACCTTCCCTGAAGTGGGCCAAACTGCGTTTGAAAATGGACCTGAAAAGTTCAGACCATGGGGCAACGCTTTTAG aatCTTTATACTTGTCAGTCTTTTCCTGACTTACTTCGGAACCTGCTCAGTATATACAGTCATCATTGCCAAGAATATTGTACAG GTCGTAGCGCACCACATGGGCGTAGAAGAAGATAAAGTAGACATAAGGCTCTTTATCCTCGCACTTTTACTGCCACTCATCTTTATGGCGTGGATCCGTAATCTCAAGTACCTCGCGCCAGTATCCATGGTCGCCAACGTCTTCATGGGAATTGGTCTCGGAATCACCTTCTACTACTTAGTAGGAACTGGAAGCCTTCAGACTGATAAAATTAACTCAATGCTGATCAAAGCACCTGTGGAATGGCCCGAGTTCTTCTCTCTAAGTATTTTCGCTATGGAGGCTATCGGTGTTGTGATGCCACTCGAAAATGCCATGAAGACTCCTAAGGCTATGCTCGGTTTATGCGGGGTCCTGAACAAGGGAATGAGTGGCGTGACGCTAGTTTACATCCTCCTTGGATTCCTCGGCTACCTCCGATATGGCGAGGACGTTAAAGACTCCATCACTCTTAACTTGGAAAACTCTGAATA TCCTGCCCAAATTGTCAAGATCTCCATCGCCATCGCCGTATATTGCACCTACGGACTGCAGTTCTTCGTGTGCGTCGAAATTATGTGGAACAGTATCAAGGACAAGTTCACCAAGCGCCCTGATCTCGCCGACTACATCATGAGAACCATCTTGGTGACCGCTTGCGTACTTCTAGCCGTCGCCGTGCCCACCATTGGACCATTCATGGGCGTCATTGGAGCTTTCTGCTTCTCAATCCTCGGACTGATCGCGCCCGCCTTAATCGAAGTCATTACTTATTGGGACATCGGATTCGGCCCCACCAAATACCTCATCTGGAAGAACATCATTGTAGTGATCTTTGGTCTTTTCGCACTAGTATTCGGCACTAAAGATGCCATTAAAGAAATTATACGTGTGTACAGTCAATAG